Proteins encoded by one window of Lycium barbarum isolate Lr01 chromosome 11, ASM1917538v2, whole genome shotgun sequence:
- the LOC132617803 gene encoding uncharacterized protein LOC132617803, with protein MEKEKKLKEPIPEIEEPIEVPLFQVPECYVYLIPPRKSAASYRADEWNVNKWAWEGTLKIISKGEECIIKLEDKETGELYARAFLRDGEPHPVEPVIDSSRYFVLRIEENIGGRLRHAFIGIGFRERPEAYDFQAALHDHQKYLNKKKTAEEMEQQYQNTSSVDYSLKEGETLKLQIKNKTGGTIRSKFFEQGLNNLSLEEKANRKDSTILIKPPPPPPAPLSPVGNAARSPPVSPSKLSLEQSAETKDSATVKEQPNKSESVKDQGPQDVEDDDFGDFQAAG; from the exons atggagaaagaaaagaaattaaaagaaccgattccagaaattgaagaacCCATTGAAGTTCCTCTTTTTCAAGTCCCTGAATGTTATGTTTACTTG ATCCCTCCAAGGAAAAGTGCAGCTTCATACAG AGCTGATGAATGGAATGTTAATAAATGGGCATGGGAGGGTACATTAAAGATTATAAGCAAGGGTGAAGAGTGCATCATCAAACTGGAAGACAAGGAAACAG GTGAATTGTATGCTCGGGCATTTCTCAGAGATGGGGAACCACATCCAGTGGAGCCTGTAATTGATAGTAGCAG ATACTTTGTTCTTCGGATTGAAGAGAATATTG GTGGACGCCTGAGACATGCTTTTATTGGCATTGGATTTCGAGAAAGACCTGAAGCCTATGACTTCCAAGCTGCTCTTCACGACCATCAGAA ATACCTGAATAAGAAGAAAACTGCAGAAGAGATGGAGCAACAATACCAGAATACCTCATCAGTTGACTACAGTTTAAAAGAGGGGGAAACCCTGAAACTTCAGATAAAGAAT AAAACTGGTGGCACTATAAGGTCCAAGTTCTTCGAGCAGGGTCTAAATAATCTATCATTGGAGGAAAAGGCAAACCGTAAGGATTCAACAATATTAATCAAGCCGCCACCACCTCCTCCAGCACCACTTTCACCTGTTGGTAATGCTGCAAGGTCTCCCCCAGTATCACCATCTAAATTAAGTCTCGAGCAATCTGCTGAAACAAAGGACTCAGCGACAGTGAAAGAGCAGCCAAATAAATCAGAATCAGTTAAAGATCAAGGTCCACAAGATGTTGAAGATGATGACTTTGGTGATTTTCAAGCAGCTGGGTga